A genomic window from Silurus meridionalis isolate SWU-2019-XX chromosome 21, ASM1480568v1, whole genome shotgun sequence includes:
- the LOC124375510 gene encoding ferroxidase HEPHL1-like isoform X1 — protein sequence MTKVSCVTILTFLTLVESSTRTYYIGIREEKWNYAPGGRNLITGTGINHHLQDGSCYENFIEYKKALYKEYTDGTFTTEVPKPKWLGFVGPVIRAAVGDDIVVHMKNFATRPYSIHPHGVYYKKDSEGAWYPDGTSAANKSDDSVAPGQSYTYTWKVTEEFAPKETDSSCLTSMYHSHVNAVKDIASGLIGVLLICKKDSIRRLHSEEFFLMFSAVDENLSWYIDDNLKALCPKATLQLKDDDNFQNSNQLHSINGFVYGNLPTLEVCIGTPVFWHVFGIGNTIDLHSIHFFGHTLLNQGHRTDVLSVFPATSVTAEMVPKTIGKWLFGCVVDDYMDESMRGFFNVSSCDKPTAPTATPAGHIRRHYIAAEEILWKYAPSGKNMLTNTPLNAKDSDSEEFFSTNKGKLGGEYWKVRYIGYHDDTFTSKIEQTGSEKHQGILGPVIRGEPGDVIEVTFRNKATHNFSMQPHGVSYDKSYEGVIYQDGSQKPGASVAPGQTFTYRWRVTEGPSPSDPPCLSYLYYSGTNPTSDTNSGLVGPLQICKKGVLDESGRQHRGSEVQKEFFLLFNVMDETESWYLQKNIEQFGSDETEKDDQQFQESNKMSSVNGFMYGNLPELNLCEGDHVVWHLMALGSVHLYSVYFQGNTIQLDNTTRDTVNLFPHSSVTVSMKPDNDGLFELSSLTNDDYRGGMRQLYMVKRCTLSQNQESTFQPDVYFYLAAEEVEWNYAPNRTWELEKHNNTFDESKRKIYLEDWIGSVYRKVVYRRYKDETFTEQDTRGSDEEHLGILGPILRVQVGEKVQVVFKNKATRPYSVHAHGVKASLAKPVEPGSTTRYNWTISSGPGPTESTCTTYAYYSSASFLKDLASGLIGPLVVCRKGTLNKTRQRTDVDKEFALLFMVFDENESWYLKDNIQNDLKKDPETFNTDSEGFMESNMMHGINGKLYANLHGLRMRQGDRTEWYLMALGNDEMYTVHFHGQSFVYKTDHPHRADVYGLFPGTFKTIELQAGTPGTWLLHCHVMDSMDSGMETTFTIEAANSTPRTNGVRFLQLIYRMLLAITLTFWLG from the exons ATGACGAAAGTTTCATGTGTCACGATTCTGACTTTTTTAACTTTGGTTGAATCCTCAACAAGAACCTACTACATCGGAATCCGCGAGGAAAAGTGGAATTATGCTCCCGGTGGGCGAAATCTAATTACCGGCACTGGTATCAATCATCATTT ACAAGATGGCAGTTGTTATGAAAACTTTATTGAGTATAAAAAAGCTCTGTATAAAGAGTACACAGATGGGACTTTTACCACTGAGGTGcccaaaccaaaatggctgggATTTGTTGGACCTGTGATTCGTGCAGCAGTGGGTGATGATATTGTAGTGCATATGAAGAACTTTGCAACTCGGCCCTATTCAATCCATCCACATGGAGTTTACTATAAGAAGGATTCTGAAG GTGCATGGTATCCGGATGGTACATCTGCTGCGAATAAGAGTGATGATTCTGTGGCTCCAGGACAgtcttacacatacacatggaAGGTGACAGAAGAGTTTGCTCCTAAAGAGACTGACTCCTCCTGTCTTACATCGATGTATCACTCACATGTAAATGCAGTGAAAGACATAGCATCAGGACTCATTGGAGTGCTGCTTATATGCAAGAAGG ATTCAATCAGACGTCTTCATTCAGAAGAGTTTTTCCTGATGTTCAGTGCTGTGGATGAAAATCTAAGTTGGTATATTGATGATAATTTGAAAGCGTTGTGCCCTAAAGCTACTTTGCAGTTGAAAGATGATGACAACTTTCAGAATTCAAATCAGCTACACT CAATAAATGGTTTTGTTTATGGTAACTTACCAACCCTGGAAGTGTGTATCGGAACCCCTGTATTTTGGCATGTTTTTGGTATCGGAAATACCATTGATCTTCACTCTATCCACTTTTTTGGCCACACCCTACTCAACCAAGGTCACCGCACTGATGTCCTCAGTGTATTTCCTGCCACTTCAGTCACTGCAGAAATGGTTCCTAAGACAATTGGAAAGTGGTTGTTTGGGTGTGTGGTTGATGATTACATGGATG AGAGTATGCGGGGCTTTTTTAATGTCTCTTCATGTGATAAACCTACGGCACCCACAGCGACCCCTGCTGGACACATTAGACGTCATTACATTGCTGCCGAAGAGATACTGTGGAAATACGCCCCCTCAGGAAAGAACATGCTTACCAATACACCACTAAATGCAAAAGACAG CGATTCAGAGGAATTCTTCAGTACAAATAAGGGAAAATTGGGAGGAGAGTACTGGAAGGTCAGATACATTGGGTACCACGATGACACATTTACTTCTAAGATcgaacagactggttcagaaaAACACCAAGGCATTCTGG GTCCTGTGATTAGGGGAGAACCTGGTGATGTCATTGAGGTGACATTTCGAAATAAGGCGACTCATAACTTCAGCATGCAACCTCACGGAGTGTCTTATGACAAATCTTATGAAGGAGTCATATATCAGGATG GTTCTCAGAAACCAGGGGCCAGTGTGGCACCAGGTCAGACGTTTACATATCGATGGCGTGTAACAGAAGGTCCCTCGCCCAGTGACCCACCCTGCTTGTCGTATCTGTATTATTCTGGTACAAATCCCACCAGTGATACCAACTCCGGTTTGGTGGGACCGTTACAAATTTGCAAGAAAGGAGTTTTGGATGAGAGCGGTCGACAG caTAGAGGATCAGAGGTGCAGAAAGAGTTCTTCCTTCTGTTCAATGTGATGGATGAGACCGAAAGCTGGTATCTGCAGAAAAATATTGAGCAGTTTGGTAGTGATGAGACAGAAAAAGATGACCAACAATTTCAGGAGAGCAACAAAATGAGCT CTGTAAATGGCTTCATGTATGGAAATCTTCCTGAACTTAATTTGTGTGAGGGGGACCATGTTGTGTGGCACCTGATGGCATTGGGCTCAGTGCATCTCTATAGCGTTTACTTCCAGGGCAACACGATTCAGCTGGACAACACTACACGGGACACGGTTAATCTCTTCCCGCACTCTAGTGTTACCGTCTCCATGAAACCTGACAATGACG GACTTTTTGAGCTGAGCTCTCTTACAAATGATGACTATCGTGGTGGCATGCGGCAGCTGTACATGGTAAAACGCTGCACATTGAGTCAGAACCAAGAGAGTACCTTTCAGCCCGATGTGTATTTCTACTTGGCTGCTGAAGAGGTGGAGTGGAATTACGCCCCAAACCGGACATGGGAGTTGGAGAAACATAACAATACTTTTGATGAAAG TAAAAGAAAGATTTACCTTGAGGATTGGATTGGGTCTGTTTACAGAAAGGTGGTTTACCGTAGGTACAAGGATGAGACTTTCACAGAACAGGATACCAGGGGTTCTGATGAAGAGCATTTAGGCATTTTGG GTCCCATTCTCAGGGTGCAAGTTGGTGAGAAGGTCCAGgttgtatttaaaaacaaagccACTAGGCCCTATTCAGTTCACGCTCATGGAGTGAAGGCCAGTTTGGCCAAACCTGTTGAACCAG gaagCACAACAAGGTATAACTGGACAATCAGTTCAGGTCCTGGACCCACTGAATCAACTTGCACGACCTATGCCTATTACTCATCAGCCAGCTTTCTTAAG GATTTGGCAAGTGGCTTAATCGGACCATTAGTGGTGTGTCGAAAGGGGACTCTGAACAAGACGAGACAGCGGACAGATGTGGATAAAGAATTTGCTCTGCTCTTCATGGTGTTTGATGAGAATGAATCATGGTATCTAAAGGATAACATACAAAATGACCTAAAGAAAGACCCTGAAACTTTTAACACTGACAGTGAGGGTTTCATGGAAAGTAACATGATGCATG GTATTAATGGAAAGCTGTACGCTAACCTACATGGTCTGAGGATGCGGCAGGGAGATCGGACCGAATGGTATTTAATGGCACTGGGGAATGACGAAATGTACACAGTGCACTTTCACGGTCAGAGTTTCGTATACAag ACGGATCACCCCCACAGAGCTGATGTGTATGGATTGTTCCCTGGGACCTTTAAGACTATTGAACTACAGGCAGGAACTCCAGGAACTTGGCTTCTCCATTGTCATGTGATGGATTCCATGGACTCTGGCATGGAGACAACTTTTACCATTGAAG CTGCAAATTCCACACCCCGGACAAATG GTGTCAGGTTTTTGCAATTGATTTATCGAATGCTGCTGGCCATCACGCTCACCTTCTGGCTTGGGTAA
- the LOC124375510 gene encoding ferroxidase HEPHL1-like isoform X2, translating into MTKVSCVTILTFLTLVESSTRTYYIGIREEKWNYAPGGRNLITGTGINHHLQDGSCYENFIEYKKALYKEYTDGTFTTEVPKPKWLGFVGPVIRAAVGDDIVVHMKNFATRPYSIHPHGVYYKKDSEGAWYPDGTSAANKSDDSVAPGQSYTYTWKVTEEFAPKETDSSCLTSMYHSHVNAVKDIASGLIGVLLICKKDSIRRLHSEEFFLMFSAVDENLSWYIDDNLKALCPKATLQLKDDDNFQNSNQLHSINGFVYGNLPTLEVCIGTPVFWHVFGIGNTIDLHSIHFFGHTLLNQGHRTDVLSVFPATSVTAEMVPKTIGKWLFGCVVDDYMDESMRGFFNVSSCDKPTAPTATPAGHIRRHYIAAEEILWKYAPSGKNMLTNTPLNAKDSDSEEFFSTNKGKLGGEYWKVRYIGYHDDTFTSKIEQTGSEKHQGILGPVIRGEPGDVIEVTFRNKATHNFSMQPHGVSYDKSYEGVIYQDGSQKPGASVAPGQTFTYRWRVTEGPSPSDPPCLSYLYYSGTNPTSDTNSGLVGPLQICKKGVLDESGRQHRGSEVQKEFFLLFNVMDETESWYLQKNIEQFGSDETEKDDQQFQESNKMSSVNGFMYGNLPELNLCEGDHVVWHLMALGSVHLYSVYFQGNTIQLDNTTRDTVNLFPHSSVTVSMKPDNDGLFELSSLTNDDYRGGMRQLYMVKRCTLSQNQESTFQPDVYFYLAAEEVEWNYAPNRTWELEKHNNTFDESKRKIYLEDWIGSVYRKVVYRRYKDETFTEQDTRGSDEEHLGILGPILRVQVGEKVQVVFKNKATRPYSVHAHGVKASLAKPVEPGSTTRYNWTISSGPGPTESTCTTYAYYSSASFLKDLASGLIGPLVVCRKGTLNKTRQRTDVDKEFALLFMVFDENESWYLKDNIQNDLKKDPETFNTDSEGFMESNMMHGINGKLYANLHGLRMRQGDRTEWYLMALGNDEMYTVHFHGQSFVYKTDHPHRADVYGLFPGTFKTIELQAGTPGTWLLHCHVMDSMDSGMETTFTIEAANSTPRTNETFGTPCIHVSRFKT; encoded by the exons ATGACGAAAGTTTCATGTGTCACGATTCTGACTTTTTTAACTTTGGTTGAATCCTCAACAAGAACCTACTACATCGGAATCCGCGAGGAAAAGTGGAATTATGCTCCCGGTGGGCGAAATCTAATTACCGGCACTGGTATCAATCATCATTT ACAAGATGGCAGTTGTTATGAAAACTTTATTGAGTATAAAAAAGCTCTGTATAAAGAGTACACAGATGGGACTTTTACCACTGAGGTGcccaaaccaaaatggctgggATTTGTTGGACCTGTGATTCGTGCAGCAGTGGGTGATGATATTGTAGTGCATATGAAGAACTTTGCAACTCGGCCCTATTCAATCCATCCACATGGAGTTTACTATAAGAAGGATTCTGAAG GTGCATGGTATCCGGATGGTACATCTGCTGCGAATAAGAGTGATGATTCTGTGGCTCCAGGACAgtcttacacatacacatggaAGGTGACAGAAGAGTTTGCTCCTAAAGAGACTGACTCCTCCTGTCTTACATCGATGTATCACTCACATGTAAATGCAGTGAAAGACATAGCATCAGGACTCATTGGAGTGCTGCTTATATGCAAGAAGG ATTCAATCAGACGTCTTCATTCAGAAGAGTTTTTCCTGATGTTCAGTGCTGTGGATGAAAATCTAAGTTGGTATATTGATGATAATTTGAAAGCGTTGTGCCCTAAAGCTACTTTGCAGTTGAAAGATGATGACAACTTTCAGAATTCAAATCAGCTACACT CAATAAATGGTTTTGTTTATGGTAACTTACCAACCCTGGAAGTGTGTATCGGAACCCCTGTATTTTGGCATGTTTTTGGTATCGGAAATACCATTGATCTTCACTCTATCCACTTTTTTGGCCACACCCTACTCAACCAAGGTCACCGCACTGATGTCCTCAGTGTATTTCCTGCCACTTCAGTCACTGCAGAAATGGTTCCTAAGACAATTGGAAAGTGGTTGTTTGGGTGTGTGGTTGATGATTACATGGATG AGAGTATGCGGGGCTTTTTTAATGTCTCTTCATGTGATAAACCTACGGCACCCACAGCGACCCCTGCTGGACACATTAGACGTCATTACATTGCTGCCGAAGAGATACTGTGGAAATACGCCCCCTCAGGAAAGAACATGCTTACCAATACACCACTAAATGCAAAAGACAG CGATTCAGAGGAATTCTTCAGTACAAATAAGGGAAAATTGGGAGGAGAGTACTGGAAGGTCAGATACATTGGGTACCACGATGACACATTTACTTCTAAGATcgaacagactggttcagaaaAACACCAAGGCATTCTGG GTCCTGTGATTAGGGGAGAACCTGGTGATGTCATTGAGGTGACATTTCGAAATAAGGCGACTCATAACTTCAGCATGCAACCTCACGGAGTGTCTTATGACAAATCTTATGAAGGAGTCATATATCAGGATG GTTCTCAGAAACCAGGGGCCAGTGTGGCACCAGGTCAGACGTTTACATATCGATGGCGTGTAACAGAAGGTCCCTCGCCCAGTGACCCACCCTGCTTGTCGTATCTGTATTATTCTGGTACAAATCCCACCAGTGATACCAACTCCGGTTTGGTGGGACCGTTACAAATTTGCAAGAAAGGAGTTTTGGATGAGAGCGGTCGACAG caTAGAGGATCAGAGGTGCAGAAAGAGTTCTTCCTTCTGTTCAATGTGATGGATGAGACCGAAAGCTGGTATCTGCAGAAAAATATTGAGCAGTTTGGTAGTGATGAGACAGAAAAAGATGACCAACAATTTCAGGAGAGCAACAAAATGAGCT CTGTAAATGGCTTCATGTATGGAAATCTTCCTGAACTTAATTTGTGTGAGGGGGACCATGTTGTGTGGCACCTGATGGCATTGGGCTCAGTGCATCTCTATAGCGTTTACTTCCAGGGCAACACGATTCAGCTGGACAACACTACACGGGACACGGTTAATCTCTTCCCGCACTCTAGTGTTACCGTCTCCATGAAACCTGACAATGACG GACTTTTTGAGCTGAGCTCTCTTACAAATGATGACTATCGTGGTGGCATGCGGCAGCTGTACATGGTAAAACGCTGCACATTGAGTCAGAACCAAGAGAGTACCTTTCAGCCCGATGTGTATTTCTACTTGGCTGCTGAAGAGGTGGAGTGGAATTACGCCCCAAACCGGACATGGGAGTTGGAGAAACATAACAATACTTTTGATGAAAG TAAAAGAAAGATTTACCTTGAGGATTGGATTGGGTCTGTTTACAGAAAGGTGGTTTACCGTAGGTACAAGGATGAGACTTTCACAGAACAGGATACCAGGGGTTCTGATGAAGAGCATTTAGGCATTTTGG GTCCCATTCTCAGGGTGCAAGTTGGTGAGAAGGTCCAGgttgtatttaaaaacaaagccACTAGGCCCTATTCAGTTCACGCTCATGGAGTGAAGGCCAGTTTGGCCAAACCTGTTGAACCAG gaagCACAACAAGGTATAACTGGACAATCAGTTCAGGTCCTGGACCCACTGAATCAACTTGCACGACCTATGCCTATTACTCATCAGCCAGCTTTCTTAAG GATTTGGCAAGTGGCTTAATCGGACCATTAGTGGTGTGTCGAAAGGGGACTCTGAACAAGACGAGACAGCGGACAGATGTGGATAAAGAATTTGCTCTGCTCTTCATGGTGTTTGATGAGAATGAATCATGGTATCTAAAGGATAACATACAAAATGACCTAAAGAAAGACCCTGAAACTTTTAACACTGACAGTGAGGGTTTCATGGAAAGTAACATGATGCATG GTATTAATGGAAAGCTGTACGCTAACCTACATGGTCTGAGGATGCGGCAGGGAGATCGGACCGAATGGTATTTAATGGCACTGGGGAATGACGAAATGTACACAGTGCACTTTCACGGTCAGAGTTTCGTATACAag ACGGATCACCCCCACAGAGCTGATGTGTATGGATTGTTCCCTGGGACCTTTAAGACTATTGAACTACAGGCAGGAACTCCAGGAACTTGGCTTCTCCATTGTCATGTGATGGATTCCATGGACTCTGGCATGGAGACAACTTTTACCATTGAAG CTGCAAATTCCACACCCCGGACAAATG AGACTTTTGGGACACCCTGTATTCATGTTTCcagatttaaaacataa